The following proteins are encoded in a genomic region of Pseudomonadota bacterium:
- a CDS encoding DUF4389 domain-containing protein: MSTAEHLQDTETWKRGFFMIVFVVIYTAAELLVFGIVVFQFFSRLFTGELNPRLVAFAPGLSRYIYEILNYVTYESDERPFPFSDWPTR, encoded by the coding sequence ATGAGCACAGCCGAGCACCTGCAAGACACCGAGACCTGGAAGCGCGGGTTTTTCATGATCGTCTTCGTCGTCATCTACACCGCCGCGGAACTCCTGGTCTTCGGCATCGTGGTGTTCCAGTTCTTCTCGCGGCTCTTCACCGGCGAATTGAACCCGAGGCTCGTGGCGTTCGCCCCCGGGCTTTCGCGCTACATCTACGAGATCCTCAACTACGTGACCTACGAGTCCGACGAAAGGCCCTTCCCGTTCAGCGACTGGCCTACCCGCT
- a CDS encoding MBL fold metallo-hydrolase: MRDGLLDFPHGITAIDTGFVRPRLDASHLLVRDGRAAFVDTGTGPSVPRLIEALAAKDIDPSDVDYVFLTHIHLDHAGGAGLLCRHLPAARVVVHPRGAAHLADPRRLIEGTLAVYGEEVFRRHYGDVRPIPAERLVVVEDGQRLTLGQSTLTFLHTPGHALHHVSIVDEEVRGIFAGDTFGVSYRELDGPRGEFIFPATTPVHFDPDAAHASIDRLMAERPAAIYLTHYSRVADLERLASDLHRGLRAFVAITEAAAAGPDPLPAIASGLRDYLCSRLREHGAADAEFLTDDVLSMDIELNAKGLLVWLGRRAH; encoded by the coding sequence ATGAGGGACGGGCTCCTCGACTTCCCACACGGCATCACCGCCATCGATACCGGCTTCGTGCGCCCGCGGCTGGACGCGAGCCATCTCCTCGTGCGCGACGGGCGCGCGGCGTTCGTGGATACCGGGACCGGCCCTTCGGTGCCGAGGCTCATCGAGGCGCTCGCGGCGAAGGACATCGATCCGTCCGATGTCGACTATGTGTTTCTGACCCACATCCATCTCGACCACGCCGGCGGTGCCGGTCTGCTGTGCCGTCATCTGCCCGCGGCGCGCGTGGTCGTGCACCCGCGCGGCGCGGCCCACCTCGCCGATCCGCGACGCCTGATCGAGGGGACCTTGGCGGTGTACGGCGAGGAGGTGTTTCGGCGCCACTACGGCGATGTCCGGCCCATCCCCGCGGAGCGCCTGGTCGTGGTCGAGGATGGCCAACGCTTGACGCTCGGGCAGAGCACATTGACCTTCCTGCACACGCCCGGTCATGCGCTTCATCACGTCTCCATCGTGGACGAGGAGGTTCGGGGGATCTTCGCGGGCGATACCTTCGGCGTGTCCTACCGCGAGCTGGACGGCCCCCGGGGCGAGTTCATCTTTCCCGCCACGACCCCAGTGCACTTCGACCCGGACGCGGCCCATGCATCCATCGACCGGCTCATGGCCGAGCGGCCGGCTGCCATCTATCTCACCCACTACAGCCGCGTCGCGGACCTCGAACGCCTAGCCTCGGATCTGCATCGGGGTCTTCGGGCCTTCGTGGCGATCACCGAGGCGGCGGCCGCTGGGCCGGACCCTTTGCCGGCCATCGCCTCCGGCCTGCGGGATTATCTGTGTTCGCGGCTCCGCGAGCACGGGGCCGCCGATGCGGAGTTTCTGACCGACGATGTCCTGTCCATGGACATCGAGCTGAACGCCAAGGGGCTGCTCGTGTGGCTCGGGCGGCGGGCGCATTGA
- a CDS encoding RNA-binding protein, whose product MKIFVGNLSRDVTEDDLRRAFEPFGEVASVNVIKDRFSGEPRGFGFIEMSAKAAAESAIAELNGKDLKGRRLTVNEARPRTDDRGGGGPGSGGPRRPGGGGPGRRRF is encoded by the coding sequence ATGAAGATCTTCGTTGGCAATCTGTCCCGAGATGTGACCGAGGACGATTTGCGGCGCGCTTTCGAGCCCTTCGGGGAGGTTGCATCCGTTAACGTGATCAAGGACAGGTTCAGCGGAGAACCGCGCGGTTTCGGGTTTATCGAGATGTCGGCCAAGGCCGCAGCCGAATCGGCGATCGCCGAGCTGAACGGCAAGGACCTGAAGGGTCGACGGCTGACCGTGAACGAAGCCCGGCCGCGGACCGACGACCGTGGGGGTGGCGGGCCGGGCAGCGGCGGTCCCCGGCGCCCAGGCGGAGGAGGTCCCGGTCGGCGCCGTTTCTAA
- the gmhB gene encoding D-glycero-beta-D-manno-heptose 1,7-bisphosphate 7-phosphatase: MRLLILDRDGVINQESDRFIKSPEEWIPIPRSLEAVARANAAGYRVVVVSNQSGLARGIITVGQLHLVHQKMHQRLAEHGGRIEAVFFCPHGPGEGCACRKPRPGLFRELSERLHLPLEGVPAVGDRLTDIQAARAAGARPILVETGRGRHTRDANPELRSLPIYEDLAAVIDELCAPGPGR, translated from the coding sequence ATGCGGCTCTTGATCCTGGACCGGGACGGCGTGATCAATCAGGAATCCGATCGCTTCATCAAGTCTCCCGAGGAGTGGATCCCGATCCCGCGGAGCCTGGAGGCCGTGGCCCGCGCCAACGCCGCGGGCTACCGGGTCGTGGTGGTGAGCAATCAATCGGGCCTCGCGCGCGGGATCATCACTGTCGGCCAGTTGCACCTCGTCCATCAGAAGATGCACCAGCGGCTGGCCGAGCACGGTGGGCGTATCGAGGCGGTGTTCTTTTGTCCCCACGGTCCGGGCGAGGGCTGTGCCTGCCGCAAACCGCGGCCGGGGCTGTTCCGGGAGCTTTCGGAGCGCCTGCACCTCCCGCTCGAGGGGGTGCCGGCGGTCGGCGATCGACTCACCGACATCCAGGCGGCGCGCGCGGCGGGCGCTCGTCCGATCCTGGTCGAGACCGGCCGCGGCCGCCACACCCGCGACGCCAACCCCGAGCTTCGCTCCCTACCGATCTACGAGGACCTGGCCGCCGTGATCGACGAGCTGTGTGCGCCCGGCCCAGGGCGCTAG